One stretch of Streptomyces sp. A2-16 DNA includes these proteins:
- a CDS encoding aminotransferase class V-fold PLP-dependent enzyme, which produces MSETEVAVAPAPLLLADGRPAARAWSLDPAQRHLNHGSFGAVPLVAQARQQALRAEMERSPVVWFPALPGRIAAARLELAAFLHVDPGDLALVPNASAGASVVHAALTRRRGGEIVVTDHGYGAVTMGAERLARRWGGRVRTAHVPLGAGEDEACEAVVASLSADTDLVVVDQITSATARGLPVERIGAEARRRGIPVLVDGAHAPGLVESPLAGATYDFWTGNLHKWGCAPRGAAALVARGPLRDALHPLIDSWGAHDPFPDRFDQQGTLDATSYLAAPTALAFVADTWGWPAARRYMDRLADYGAQVIGAAFAGLTGVDSAVDVGMPVPGMRLVRLPDGLGRTRLEADALRDRVARELAVEAAFTSFDGIGYLRLSAHVYNTAADYEHFAEECVPVLGEWARAVARP; this is translated from the coding sequence GTGAGCGAGACCGAGGTGGCCGTGGCGCCGGCCCCGCTGCTGCTGGCCGACGGGCGGCCCGCCGCCCGGGCGTGGTCGCTGGACCCCGCCCAGCGGCACCTGAACCACGGGTCGTTCGGGGCGGTGCCCCTGGTGGCGCAGGCGCGGCAGCAGGCCCTGCGTGCCGAGATGGAGCGCTCGCCGGTGGTCTGGTTCCCCGCCCTGCCCGGGCGGATCGCCGCCGCCCGTCTCGAACTCGCCGCCTTCCTCCACGTCGACCCGGGCGATCTCGCCCTGGTGCCCAACGCGAGCGCCGGAGCGAGCGTGGTCCACGCGGCCCTCACCCGGCGCCGCGGCGGCGAGATCGTCGTCACCGACCACGGCTACGGCGCCGTCACCATGGGCGCCGAACGCCTGGCCCGCCGCTGGGGCGGGCGGGTCCGTACAGCCCACGTCCCGTTGGGCGCCGGTGAGGACGAGGCGTGCGAGGCCGTCGTGGCCTCGCTGAGCGCGGACACCGACCTCGTGGTCGTGGACCAGATCACCTCGGCGACGGCACGCGGGCTGCCGGTGGAGCGGATCGGCGCGGAGGCCCGGCGCCGCGGCATCCCGGTGCTCGTGGACGGCGCGCACGCACCGGGCCTCGTCGAGTCGCCGCTCGCGGGGGCGACGTACGACTTCTGGACCGGCAACCTGCACAAATGGGGCTGCGCGCCCCGAGGTGCGGCCGCGCTGGTCGCCCGCGGCCCCCTGCGCGACGCGCTGCACCCCCTCATCGACTCCTGGGGCGCACACGACCCCTTCCCCGACCGCTTCGACCAGCAGGGCACGCTGGACGCCACCTCGTATCTGGCCGCCCCGACCGCCCTCGCCTTCGTCGCCGACACCTGGGGCTGGCCCGCCGCCCGCCGCTACATGGACCGGCTGGCCGACTACGGCGCCCAGGTGATCGGCGCCGCATTCGCCGGCCTCACGGGTGTCGACAGCGCCGTCGACGTCGGCATGCCCGTGCCCGGCATGCGCCTGGTCCGGCTGCCCGACGGTCTTGGCCGCACCCGCCTGGAGGCCGATGCGCTGCGTGACCGCGTGGCCCGGGAACTCGCCGTCGAGGCCGCCTTCACCAGCTTCGACGGCATCGGCTACCTGCGCCTGTCCGCGCACGTCTACAACACGGCCGCGGACTACGAGCACTTCGCCGAGGAATGCGTCCCCGTCCTCGGCGAGTGGGCCAGGGCGGTGGCCCGCCCCTAG
- a CDS encoding cyclase family protein, with protein MHEQPSVLTALVSALREGSIEVVDLTSPLSSATPVIQLPPQFGQTAVFELEEISRYDDRGPAWYWNNFRSGEHTGTHFDAPNHWVTGKDLADVASVPAHRLIAPAAVLDFTAETAKDPDFLVEVAHVKAWEEHNGPLPEGGWLLLRTGWDARSHSQEAFLNADENGPHTPGLSPECARWVAEESPVIGLGVETVGTDAGRGHSFEPAFPCHSCLMGSDKYGLTQLRNLAELPATGAVVIAGPLPIVAGSGSPARVLALVERS; from the coding sequence ATGCACGAGCAGCCGTCCGTCCTCACCGCACTGGTGTCGGCACTGCGCGAAGGTTCGATCGAGGTCGTCGACCTCACCTCGCCGCTCTCGTCGGCGACCCCGGTGATCCAACTGCCGCCGCAGTTCGGTCAGACGGCGGTCTTCGAGCTGGAGGAGATCAGCCGGTACGACGACCGCGGACCGGCCTGGTACTGGAACAACTTCCGCAGCGGAGAGCACACCGGCACCCACTTCGACGCCCCGAACCACTGGGTGACCGGGAAGGACCTCGCCGACGTGGCCTCCGTGCCGGCGCACCGTCTGATCGCCCCCGCCGCCGTGCTGGACTTCACCGCCGAGACGGCCAAGGACCCCGACTTCCTGGTGGAGGTGGCGCACGTCAAGGCCTGGGAGGAGCACAACGGACCACTTCCGGAGGGCGGTTGGCTGCTCCTGCGCACCGGCTGGGACGCCCGCTCGCACTCCCAGGAGGCCTTCCTGAACGCCGACGAGAACGGCCCGCACACCCCGGGCCTCTCCCCGGAGTGCGCCCGCTGGGTGGCCGAGGAGTCACCCGTGATCGGCCTCGGCGTCGAGACGGTCGGCACGGACGCCGGACGCGGACACTCCTTCGAGCCGGCCTTCCCCTGCCACTCCTGTCTGATGGGCAGCGACAAGTACGGCCTCACCCAGTTGCGGAACCTGGCCGAACTGCCCGCGACCGGCGCGGTCGTGATCGCGGGACCGTTGCCCATCGTCGCGGGCTCCGGCTCGCCCGCGCGCGTGCTGGCGCTGGTGGAGCGGTCGTGA